A stretch of Longimicrobium terrae DNA encodes these proteins:
- a CDS encoding SDR family oxidoreductase: MSGNVVVITGASGGIGAAVARRLGAEGASVVLAARRREELERVAAESGSSTLVVPTDVTVRAQVEALRDAAIERFGRVDVWINNAGRGITRSVLDVTDEDLDEMMTINVRSALYGMQAIVPHFIERGEGHLINISSFLGRVPLAAPRSAYNAAKAALNALTANLRVDLADAHPGIHVSLVMPGVVLTEFAANARGGLIAGGPHPGPMKPQTAEEVAEIIAGVVAEPRADVYTNPASPDIARRYYEDVERFEAGSRARRAAEAPR, from the coding sequence ATGAGCGGAAACGTGGTGGTGATCACCGGCGCCAGCGGCGGGATCGGCGCGGCGGTGGCCCGGCGGCTGGGCGCGGAGGGCGCGTCCGTCGTCCTCGCCGCGCGCAGGCGGGAGGAACTGGAGCGGGTGGCGGCGGAAAGTGGTTCATCCACCCTCGTGGTGCCGACGGACGTGACCGTCCGCGCGCAGGTGGAGGCGCTGCGCGACGCGGCCATCGAGCGGTTCGGGCGCGTGGATGTGTGGATCAACAACGCGGGGCGGGGAATCACCCGTTCCGTGCTGGACGTGACGGATGAGGATCTGGATGAGATGATGACCATCAACGTCCGTTCGGCGCTGTACGGCATGCAGGCCATCGTGCCGCACTTCATCGAGCGCGGCGAGGGTCATCTGATCAACATTTCCTCCTTTCTGGGACGCGTGCCGCTGGCGGCGCCGCGATCGGCCTACAACGCGGCTAAGGCGGCGCTGAACGCGCTGACCGCCAACCTGCGCGTGGACCTGGCGGACGCGCATCCCGGCATTCACGTGTCGCTGGTGATGCCCGGCGTGGTGCTGACGGAGTTTGCCGCCAACGCGCGCGGCGGGCTGATCGCCGGCGGGCCGCACCCCGGGCCCATGAAGCCGCAGACGGCGGAAGAGGTGGCGGAGATCATCGCCGGCGTGGTGGCGGAGCCGCGGGCGGACGTGTACACCAATCCCGCCAGCCCCGACATCGCGCGGCGCTACTACGAGGACGTGGAACGCTTTGAGGCCGGGTCCCGCGCCCGCCGCGCCGCCGAGGCCCCGCGCTGA
- a CDS encoding alpha/beta hydrolase yields MRIFKGRLRSISAAARAMGVGAMLLGAAGCSVRGMAEAVFVGDHFTRTADVAYGADPRLKLDVYRPKRVRPGAPVVVWLYGGRWQEGSKRDYRLLADGMTRRGWIVIVPDYRLYPSVTFPAWIQDGAQSVRWARDHARELGADPANLFVMGHSAGAHTVALLALDEHWLRDAGLPANAVRGFVALAGPVATTWTDVDVQALMGPREGWPATYPLTLIDGTEPPLLLLHGTGDRTVSVENSRRLQAAIRERGGCARAITYRGVGHVEIAVALSVPRLNSAPVLGDIARFVRNPRGACTADGGNGMTVINNTREDG; encoded by the coding sequence ATGAGGATCTTCAAAGGGCGGCTGCGTTCGATTTCCGCCGCGGCGCGGGCGATGGGTGTGGGGGCGATGCTGCTGGGCGCGGCGGGGTGCTCGGTGCGCGGGATGGCGGAAGCCGTGTTCGTGGGCGATCACTTCACCCGCACGGCGGACGTGGCGTACGGCGCCGATCCGCGGCTGAAGCTGGATGTGTACCGGCCCAAGCGCGTCCGCCCGGGCGCGCCCGTCGTCGTGTGGCTGTATGGCGGGCGCTGGCAGGAGGGCAGCAAGCGCGACTACCGCCTCCTGGCCGACGGCATGACGCGCCGCGGGTGGATCGTCATCGTCCCCGACTATCGCCTGTACCCGTCGGTGACGTTTCCCGCGTGGATCCAGGACGGCGCGCAGTCCGTGCGCTGGGCGCGGGACCACGCGCGCGAACTGGGCGCAGATCCCGCCAACCTGTTCGTCATGGGCCACTCCGCCGGCGCGCACACCGTGGCCCTGCTGGCGCTGGACGAGCACTGGCTGCGCGACGCGGGGCTTCCCGCAAACGCGGTTCGCGGCTTTGTCGCGCTCGCGGGGCCGGTCGCCACCACGTGGACGGACGTGGACGTGCAGGCGCTCATGGGCCCGCGCGAGGGGTGGCCGGCCACGTATCCGCTGACGCTGATCGACGGAACGGAGCCGCCGCTGCTTCTGCTGCACGGCACGGGCGACCGCACGGTTTCGGTGGAGAATTCGCGGCGGCTGCAGGCGGCCATCCGCGAGCGGGGCGGCTGCGCGCGGGCCATCACCTACCGCGGCGTGGGGCACGTGGAGATCGCCGTGGCCCTCTCCGTGCCGCGGCTGAACTCCGCGCCGGTGCTGGGCGACATCGCGCGCTTCGTCCGCAACCCGCGCGGCGCGTGCACGGCGGATGGCGGGAACGGCATGACCGTGATCAACAACACCAGGGAGGATGGATGA
- a CDS encoding glycogen/starch/alpha-glucan phosphorylase produces the protein MQTLESGRRSTRVEALKRDIESHVRYTLARDNASATERDVYMATAWTLRDRLADRWAATNARYEHRDVKRVYYLSLEFLIGRALGNALINLGLDGATAEALEELGYNLEELMDREPDAGLGNGGLGRLAACYLDSMATLELPGMGYGIRYEHGIFRQALDDQGRQVEKPDNWLMDGNPWEIARPDRTYKVKFWGRVQAHHDEEGRVHFDWVDTSDVLAMAYDTPVPGYCNNTVNTLRLWAAKATEEFDLEGFIRGNYIAAVEAKTQTETISKVLYPPDDTGAGKELRLKQQYFFVSATLQDIIARYLTERKTFDDFPDKVQIQLNDTHPAVAIPELMRLLMDDHGLEWDESFDLARRTFAYTNHTVLPEALEQWGTDLFGRLLPRQMEIVREIDKRFRARVLEKFPGDAAREERMAIVSGNRLRMANLAIVGSHTTNGVAALHTEILKDSIFKDFHELWPDRFTSVTNGITQRRWMLKANPRLSSLITEAIGDEWVTQLERLRELEPLADDAAFRERWMQIKAGNRARLAGIVTDLTGTPVDPASMMDVQIKRMHEYKRQLMNVLRCVDSFLMLRDTPDLDVPARAVLFGGKAAPTYWTAKLIIQLTNAVGRLVNAEPKASRLLRVAFLPDYRVSLAEKIFPGSDLSEQISTAGYEASGTGNMKFALNGALTIGTLDGANVEIAENVGDENIFIFGLKADEVEARKAAGYNPRAEYEASPRLRRVLDFILSGVLSPENPGLYRPLVEGLLFSDPYMVLADFDAYVEAQEQVDFAWGDQQDWTRKAILNVARSGFFSSDRSVKEYATRIWHL, from the coding sequence ATGCAGACTCTGGAAAGCGGCCGCCGCAGCACCCGCGTGGAAGCGCTCAAGCGCGACATCGAGTCGCACGTGCGCTACACGCTGGCCCGCGACAACGCGTCGGCCACCGAGCGCGACGTGTACATGGCCACCGCGTGGACGCTGCGCGACCGCCTGGCCGACCGCTGGGCCGCCACCAACGCGCGCTACGAGCACCGCGACGTCAAGCGCGTCTACTATCTCTCGCTCGAATTCCTGATCGGGCGGGCGCTGGGCAACGCGCTCATCAATCTGGGGCTGGACGGGGCCACGGCCGAGGCGCTGGAGGAGCTGGGCTACAATCTGGAAGAGCTGATGGACCGCGAGCCCGACGCCGGGCTGGGCAACGGCGGTCTGGGGCGGCTGGCGGCCTGCTACCTGGACAGCATGGCCACGCTGGAGCTTCCGGGGATGGGCTACGGCATCCGCTACGAGCACGGCATCTTTCGCCAGGCGCTGGACGACCAGGGCCGCCAGGTGGAAAAGCCGGACAACTGGCTGATGGACGGCAACCCGTGGGAGATCGCCCGCCCGGACCGCACGTACAAGGTCAAGTTCTGGGGCCGCGTGCAGGCGCACCACGACGAGGAGGGCCGCGTTCACTTCGACTGGGTGGACACCAGCGACGTGCTGGCGATGGCGTACGACACCCCCGTCCCCGGCTACTGCAACAACACCGTCAACACGCTGCGCCTGTGGGCGGCCAAGGCGACGGAGGAGTTCGACCTGGAAGGCTTCATCCGCGGCAACTACATCGCCGCGGTGGAGGCCAAGACGCAGACCGAAACCATCTCCAAGGTCCTGTATCCGCCCGACGACACCGGCGCGGGCAAGGAGCTGCGGCTCAAGCAGCAGTACTTCTTCGTCAGCGCCACGCTGCAGGACATCATCGCCCGGTACCTGACGGAGCGGAAGACGTTTGACGACTTCCCCGACAAGGTGCAGATCCAGCTGAACGACACCCATCCCGCCGTCGCCATCCCCGAGCTGATGCGGCTGCTGATGGACGACCACGGGCTGGAGTGGGATGAATCGTTCGATCTGGCGCGCCGCACCTTTGCGTACACCAACCACACGGTGCTCCCCGAGGCGCTGGAGCAGTGGGGGACGGATCTCTTCGGCCGGCTGCTGCCGCGGCAGATGGAGATCGTCCGCGAGATCGACAAGCGCTTCCGCGCCCGCGTGCTGGAGAAGTTTCCGGGTGACGCCGCGCGCGAGGAGCGCATGGCCATCGTGTCCGGCAACCGGCTGCGGATGGCCAACCTGGCCATCGTGGGCAGCCACACGACCAACGGCGTGGCGGCGCTGCACACGGAAATCCTCAAGGACAGCATCTTCAAGGATTTCCACGAGCTGTGGCCGGACCGCTTCACCTCCGTCACCAACGGCATCACGCAGCGCCGCTGGATGCTCAAGGCCAATCCGCGCCTGTCCTCACTCATCACCGAGGCGATCGGCGACGAGTGGGTGACGCAGCTGGAGCGGCTGCGCGAGCTGGAGCCGCTGGCCGACGACGCCGCGTTCCGCGAGCGGTGGATGCAGATCAAGGCCGGCAACCGCGCGCGGCTGGCCGGCATCGTCACCGACCTCACGGGGACGCCGGTGGATCCCGCGTCCATGATGGACGTGCAGATCAAGCGCATGCACGAGTACAAGCGCCAGCTGATGAACGTCCTGCGCTGCGTGGACAGCTTCCTGATGCTGCGCGACACGCCGGACCTGGACGTGCCCGCGCGCGCCGTGCTGTTCGGGGGCAAGGCGGCGCCCACGTACTGGACGGCCAAGCTCATCATTCAGCTCACCAACGCGGTGGGGCGGCTGGTGAACGCGGAGCCCAAGGCGTCGCGGCTGCTGCGCGTGGCGTTCCTGCCGGACTACCGCGTGTCGCTGGCGGAAAAGATCTTTCCCGGAAGCGACCTTTCCGAGCAGATTTCCACCGCCGGCTACGAGGCGTCGGGCACGGGGAACATGAAGTTCGCCCTGAACGGCGCGCTCACCATCGGTACGCTGGACGGCGCCAACGTGGAGATCGCCGAGAACGTGGGCGATGAGAACATCTTCATCTTCGGCCTCAAGGCGGACGAGGTGGAGGCGCGCAAGGCGGCGGGCTACAACCCGCGCGCCGAGTACGAGGCCAGCCCGCGGCTCCGCAGGGTGCTGGACTTCATCCTCAGCGGCGTGCTTTCGCCGGAGAACCCCGGGCTGTACCGGCCGCTGGTGGAGGGGCTGCTGTTCTCCGATCCGTACATGGTGCTGGCGGATTTTGATGCGTACGTGGAGGCGCAGGAGCAGGTGGACTTTGCGTGGGGCGACCAGCAGGACTGGACGCGCAAGGCGATTCTGAACGTGGCGCGCAGCGGGTTCTTCAGCAGCGACCGCTCGGTCAAGGAGTACGCGACGCGCATCTGGCACCTCTGA
- a CDS encoding transglycosylase SLT domain-containing protein gives MTGPAQQPARTQYGLAGIPRWVLLALPLILLGGVALGLTSGSVPERFAPRRGVPDSLRELRVPVPRTPSLVSTPNLERLVERPRSHRDLTVLAMSERYHLTRTMAHMVYDAAAEAGLDPELGFRLIRVESVFDPRAVGQGGAAGLVQMMPGTARALDPEIDTTRELMDPHTNLRLGFRLLRENILRYQKQGDDAVRLGVIAYNRGENSVDRALRRGRDPENGYGKRVLGPIHHGGKPYQGTGLRPKE, from the coding sequence GTGACCGGCCCCGCCCAGCAACCCGCGCGCACGCAGTACGGCCTCGCCGGCATCCCCCGATGGGTGCTGCTGGCGCTGCCGCTCATTCTGCTCGGAGGCGTGGCGCTGGGGCTTACCTCCGGCAGCGTGCCGGAGCGCTTTGCCCCGCGCCGCGGCGTGCCGGACTCGCTGCGCGAACTGCGCGTGCCCGTGCCGCGCACGCCTTCGCTCGTGTCCACGCCCAACCTGGAGCGGCTGGTGGAGCGCCCGCGCTCGCACCGCGACCTGACCGTGCTGGCCATGAGCGAGCGCTACCACCTGACCCGCACCATGGCGCACATGGTGTACGACGCCGCGGCCGAGGCGGGGCTGGACCCGGAGCTCGGCTTCCGCCTGATCCGCGTGGAAAGCGTCTTCGACCCGCGCGCCGTGGGGCAGGGCGGCGCCGCCGGCCTGGTGCAGATGATGCCCGGCACCGCCCGCGCGCTGGACCCGGAAATCGACACCACGCGCGAGCTGATGGACCCGCACACCAACCTGCGCCTGGGCTTCCGCCTTCTGCGCGAGAACATTCTGCGCTACCAGAAGCAGGGCGACGACGCCGTGCGCCTGGGCGTCATCGCCTACAACCGCGGCGAAAACTCGGTGGACCGCGCGCTGCGCCGGGGCCGGGACCCGGAAAACGGCTACGGCAAGCGCGTGCTGGGCCCCATTCACCACGGCGGCAAGCCGTACCAGGGAACAGGGCTGCGTCCGAAAGAGTAA
- a CDS encoding threonine synthase, with amino-acid sequence MTDISSPASAPAAFGGATHLECTRCGTRYESETLQRLSPCCEKPLYPRYDLAAIGARLRREDLAGRSADLWRYAELLPVRNPAHAVRLGEGWTPMIETPRLATRLGIGRCWVKDEGQNPTASFKARGLCMAISRAAELGIREVAIPSAGNAGSATAAYAAAAGMAAHVVVPRDTPHPIIQEMLALGADVELFDGLITDCAARVGEGVREHGWFDLSTLKEPYRVEGKKTMGYEVAEQLGWTLPDVIIYPTGGGTGLVGMWKAFDEMEAMGWIGSARPRMISVQAAGCAPIVRAFEEGTEYAEPWRDAHTYASGLRVPRAVGDFLILDAVRRSGGSALAVSDEEMREWTPIVGRDTGIFCAPEGAATAVAAARLRESGAIGPDDSVVLFNTGSGLKYVI; translated from the coding sequence ATGACCGACATCTCTTCCCCGGCCTCCGCGCCCGCCGCGTTCGGCGGGGCGACGCACCTGGAGTGCACCCGCTGCGGCACGCGCTACGAGAGCGAGACGCTGCAGCGCCTGTCTCCCTGCTGCGAAAAGCCGCTCTACCCGCGCTACGACCTGGCCGCCATCGGCGCGCGGCTGCGGCGCGAGGACCTGGCCGGGCGCTCGGCGGATCTGTGGCGCTACGCCGAACTCCTCCCCGTGCGCAACCCCGCGCACGCCGTCCGCCTGGGCGAGGGCTGGACGCCCATGATCGAAACGCCGCGCCTGGCCACCCGCCTGGGAATCGGACGCTGCTGGGTCAAAGACGAGGGGCAGAATCCCACCGCCTCGTTCAAGGCGCGCGGGCTGTGCATGGCCATCAGCCGCGCGGCGGAACTGGGCATCCGTGAGGTCGCAATCCCCTCGGCCGGCAACGCGGGGAGCGCCACCGCCGCCTACGCCGCCGCCGCCGGGATGGCCGCGCACGTCGTGGTTCCGCGCGACACGCCGCATCCCATCATCCAGGAAATGCTGGCGCTGGGGGCGGACGTGGAACTGTTCGACGGGCTCATCACCGACTGCGCGGCCCGTGTCGGCGAAGGAGTGCGCGAGCACGGCTGGTTCGATCTATCGACGCTCAAGGAGCCGTACCGCGTCGAAGGCAAGAAGACGATGGGGTACGAGGTCGCCGAACAGCTGGGATGGACGCTCCCGGACGTCATCATCTATCCCACTGGTGGCGGAACGGGGCTGGTTGGGATGTGGAAGGCGTTCGACGAGATGGAGGCGATGGGATGGATCGGGTCCGCGCGGCCGCGGATGATTTCGGTGCAGGCCGCAGGGTGCGCCCCCATCGTCCGTGCGTTCGAGGAGGGGACGGAGTACGCCGAGCCGTGGCGGGATGCGCACACGTACGCGTCGGGGCTGCGGGTGCCGCGCGCCGTGGGTGACTTTCTGATTCTGGATGCGGTGCGTCGTTCCGGCGGTTCCGCGCTGGCCGTTTCGGACGAGGAGATGCGCGAGTGGACGCCCATCGTGGGGCGCGACACCGGCATCTTCTGCGCGCCCGAGGGTGCGGCCACGGCCGTCGCCGCTGCCCGCCTGCGCGAGTCGGGCGCCATTGGCCCGGATGACAGCGTGGTCCTCTTCAACACCGGCAGCGGCCTCAAGTACGTCATCTGA
- the tnpA gene encoding IS200/IS605 family transposase: MRTPWTQLFLHLVWATWDRHPFLTADIRQRVFGCLQRECAALGCDVIAIGGVDDHVHLLVRVPSTIAPAELARRVKGASSHLINHEIRPGDRFKWQGGYGAFSVSKRNVPLVREYVLNQEQHHRDGTVHRAVEL; this comes from the coding sequence ATGCGGACTCCCTGGACGCAGCTGTTTCTTCACCTGGTATGGGCAACGTGGGATCGTCATCCGTTCCTGACCGCTGACATCCGGCAGCGCGTGTTCGGGTGTCTTCAGCGGGAATGCGCCGCGCTGGGATGCGATGTCATCGCCATCGGTGGTGTGGATGATCACGTGCATCTGCTTGTGCGGGTGCCGTCCACCATCGCACCCGCGGAACTGGCGAGACGCGTGAAAGGCGCGTCGTCGCACCTCATCAACCACGAGATCCGGCCCGGGGACCGCTTCAAGTGGCAGGGCGGATACGGCGCGTTCTCCGTTTCCAAGCGCAACGTGCCACTCGTGCGTGAGTACGTCCTGAACCAGGAACAGCACCACCGCGACGGCACCGTTCACCGCGCCGTGGAACTGTGA